The following proteins are encoded in a genomic region of Coffea eugenioides isolate CCC68of chromosome 6, Ceug_1.0, whole genome shotgun sequence:
- the LOC113775893 gene encoding uncharacterized protein LOC113775893, whose translation MEKEEKNERGASMMTTPPETEFFLQWGNRKRLRCVRIRSNTSPPYHHHHHLSSSSASDLSSATTASTRIRRRITSSRFLSVSSHDEKQSSFTQPPSRLTRNSAEPAVTLRSESHRRVSPEEDRSYTTRGSVQVVGNLEDNYGGKVNHLVVDGHGGAGAAGISGGDGHNNNNSNNGHNNSSSRGGAAVAPVWPKLFVALSSKEKEEDFMAMKGCKLPQRPKKRAKVIQRTLLLVSPGAWLTDMSLERYEVREKKISKKRPRGLKAMGNVESDSD comes from the exons ATGGAGAAGGAAGAGAAGAATGAGAGGGGGGCGAGTATGATGACGACGCCACCGGAAACAGAATTCTTCTTGCAGTGGGGTAACAGAAAAAGACTCCGATGTGTGAGAATCAGAAGCAACACTAGTCCCCcttaccaccaccaccaccacctttcatccTCTTCTGCTTCTGACCTCTCTTCTGCCACCACTGCTTCTACTAGAATTCGCCGCAGAATCACTTCTTCTAGATTCCTCTCTGTCTCGTCCCATGATGAAAAGCAATCATCTTTTACTCAACCGCCCTCTCGCCTCACAAG GAATTCAGCAGAGCCGGCAGTGACGCTGAGATCGGAGAGCCACCGGAGGGTGTCGCCGGAGGAGGATAGGTCCTACACGACGAGAGGATCAGTGCAAGTGGTGGGGAATTTGGAGGACAATTATGGTGGGAAGGTCAATCATCTAGTAGTGGACGGCCATGGCGGTGCTGGTGCAGCAGGAATTTCTGGTGGGGATGGCCATAACaacaataatagtaataatGGTCATAACAACAGCAGCAGCAGAGGAGGAGCAGCGGTAGCTCCGGTATGGCCAAAGCTTTTTGTTGCTCTGTCgagcaaagaaaaagaagaagacttTATGGCCATGAAAGGTTGTAAACTTCCTCAGAGGCCTAAGAAGAGGGCAAAAGTCATCCAAAGAACTCTACTT TTGGTGAGCCCAGGAGCCTGGTTAACGGACATGTCCTTGGAGAGGTATGAGGTCCGGGAGAAGAAGATTTCTAAGAAG AGGCCAAGAGGATTGAAGGCCATGGGCAACGTTGAAAGCGATTCAGATTGA
- the LOC113774869 gene encoding arabinogalactan protein 12-like has product MEAMKVFLVAVMLMMVMASSAVQNVAASEGPSPAPSPASDASLFPPTLFASVAALAMALLF; this is encoded by the coding sequence ATGGAGGCGATGAAGGTATTTTTGGTTGCCGTTATGCTGATGATGGTAATGGCTTCGTCGGCCGTCCAGAATGTGGCAGCTTCCGAGGGTCCATCTCCGGCTCCTTCTCCAGCTTCCGATGCTTCCCTATTTCCTCCCACTCTTTTCGCTTCCGTCGCTGCCCTTGCAATGGCACTCCTCTTCTAA